Proteins found in one Campylobacter lari genomic segment:
- the dnaA gene encoding chromosomal replication initiator protein DnaA, translating into MNIKDFLLEFKTEISNNEYNTYISHLQFSEKLSKNNILVFIAPNHFLAKFIQTKYAQKLAYFYEVKTGINPQVKIITNDQKVEKKHFSTDISQIKFQSTILNPSFTFESFVVGDSNQFAYATCKAITDKSKLGKLYNPIFIYGPTGLGKTHLLQAVGNVCLDNGYKVIYATSDNFINDFTMHLNNKTMSKFHEKYKNCDVLLIDDVQFLGKTDKIQEEFFFTFNEIKEKFGQIIMTSDNPPNMLKGITERLKSRFANGIIADITPPQLDTKIAIIKKKCEFNAIYLKPEVISYIATSMGDNIREIEGMITNLNAQARLFNQEITLEIVKSFMKDHIKETKENISVEDILADVSKSYNLKPNDIKSNKKTQNIVMARRVVIYLARELTTMSMPQLARFFNMKDHTAISHNIKKIQELMSENENLKAIVEELRNKILTKIKSTL; encoded by the coding sequence ATGAATATAAAAGATTTTTTACTTGAGTTTAAAACTGAAATTAGCAATAACGAATACAATACTTACATTTCTCACTTACAATTTAGTGAAAAATTAAGTAAAAATAATATCTTAGTATTTATCGCACCAAATCATTTTTTGGCTAAATTTATACAAACAAAATACGCACAAAAATTAGCTTATTTTTATGAAGTAAAAACAGGAATTAACCCTCAAGTTAAAATCATCACAAATGATCAAAAGGTAGAGAAAAAACATTTTTCTACAGATATTTCACAGATTAAATTTCAAAGTACTATTTTAAACCCTTCTTTTACTTTTGAAAGTTTTGTTGTAGGAGATTCTAATCAATTTGCCTATGCAACCTGCAAAGCCATTACCGATAAAAGCAAACTTGGAAAATTATACAATCCTATCTTTATCTATGGCCCTACAGGACTTGGAAAAACTCACTTGCTCCAAGCTGTCGGAAATGTGTGCTTGGATAATGGATATAAAGTTATTTATGCGACAAGTGATAATTTTATCAATGATTTTACCATGCATTTAAATAACAAAACTATGAGTAAATTCCATGAAAAATACAAAAATTGCGATGTTTTACTCATCGATGATGTACAGTTTTTAGGTAAAACAGACAAAATTCAAGAAGAATTTTTCTTTACTTTTAATGAAATCAAGGAAAAATTTGGACAAATCATCATGACAAGTGATAATCCTCCAAATATGTTAAAAGGCATAACAGAACGCTTAAAAAGTCGTTTTGCAAACGGGATCATTGCAGATATCACTCCACCTCAACTTGATACAAAAATCGCAATTATCAAGAAAAAATGTGAATTTAATGCTATTTATCTCAAACCTGAAGTCATAAGCTACATCGCTACTTCAATGGGAGATAATATCCGAGAAATAGAAGGAATGATTACAAATTTAAATGCTCAAGCAAGACTTTTTAACCAAGAAATCACTTTAGAAATCGTTAAAAGCTTTATGAAAGATCACATTAAAGAAACAAAAGAAAATATTAGTGTTGAAGATATACTTGCTGATGTTTCAAAAAGCTATAATCTTAAACCTAATGATATAAAATCAAATAAAAAAACACAAAATATCGTTATGGCAAGAAGGGTTGTGATATATTTAGCAAGAGAACTTACGACTATGTCTATGCCTCAACTTGCTAGATTTTTTAATATGAAAGATCACACCGCCATTTCACATAATATTAAAAAAATTCAAGAACTAATGAGTGAAAATGAAAACTTAAAAGCCATAGTAGAAGAATTAAGAAATAAAATTTTGACAAAAATAAAAAGCACCCTGTGA